A stretch of DNA from Aliarcobacter thereius LMG 24486:
ATAATTATCATTCCTTTATGAGTTTTATAATTTTCTTTATAGTTTTTTTTATTGCTTTCTCTTTTCAGACCTATATCATCAAGAGAAGGTTTATAAATAAACTAGATTTTAGTTATAAAACTAGGAAATATCTTAGCTTTTTATTATATTTAACATTTTTTGGGGTACTTTTGTATCCATTTGCTAGATATTTTCCAATAGTGCCAAATTGGCTCTATTTTCTCCTTTCCCTACCAATTGGGGTGATTTTTTTAACATTTACAATAGCTATTATTCACGATATCATCTCAATTGGTTTAAAAAAAACTAAATACAAAAAAAACAGAAGAGATTTCTTTAAAAAATCACTTGATATAACTACAACTTCAATAATACTTGCAACAAATGCAAAAGCTATGGATAATGCAAGAAATATAGAAATTGAAGCTGTAAATATAAAACTAAATAATCTTAAAAAAGCTTATAAAATAGTTCAGCTAAGTGATATTCATATTGGTGGACTTATAAATCAGAAATTTATAAAAGAGCTTGTAAATAAAGTAAATATCTTAGAAGCTGATGTTGTCGTAATCACTGGTGATTTAGTTGATACAAATCTAAATTTTGCAAAATCTGCTTTAGATGAATTAAGAAATATAAAATCTACTTATGGAACATATTTTATAGTTGGAAATCATGAATATTTTCATGATGTTTCACAAATAATCTCTTATGTAAACTCTTTAGGAATAAAAGTTTTAGAAAATGATTCTATCTATATTGGAGAAGATAATTTTGGATTTAATTTAGCTGGAGTTTATGATAGATTTGGATATAGATTTGGTTCATATATTCC
This window harbors:
- a CDS encoding metallophosphoesterase gives rise to the protein MIFLTFTIAIIHDIISIGLKKTKYKKNRRDFFKKSLDITTTSIILATNAKAMDNARNIEIEAVNIKLNNLKKAYKIVQLSDIHIGGLINQKFIKELVNKVNILEADVVVITGDLVDTNLNFAKSALDELRNIKSTYGTYFIVGNHEYFHDVSQIISYVNSLGIKVLENDSIYIGEDNFGFNLAGVYDRFGYRFGSYIPDINKTLKTCKKDSPTILLAHQPKYIKDLEQELENTKDIDLILSGHTHGGQIFPFNFLVKLEQPYVKGLHQHNTYTQIYVNKGTGFWGPPMRLGASSEITVLSLS